The genomic window GCCGACGACCGGATCCAGCTTGCCGTCCTTGGCGGCCTGGGTCAGGTTGCGGCCGAACTGGTCCAGCACCAGGGAGTTGGAGCGCTCCCCGGAGCTGCCCTGGGAACCGCGCCCGCCGGCGCCAGCACCCACGGGGCCGCCCTTGTTACTGTTGTCGTTTTCCTGGTTATTGCCCTCGTAACCGGACAGCAACTGGATAACCTGCTGACGCACGCGCGGCAGATCCGCGCCCAGCTTGGTCAGCACCTGCGCGGCGACGCCGTCGCCTTCGCGGATAAGGCCCAGCAGCAGGAACTCAGTACCGATGTACTTGTGCCCCATCTGCAGTCCCTCACGCAGGGACAGCTCCAAGACCTTCTTCGCGCGCGGGGTAAACGGGATGTGCCCGGTGTGCGGCTGGGTGCCCTGGCCGATGATCTCCTCGACCTCGCGGCGCACGTCCTCCAGGGAAATCCCCATGGACTCCAGCGCCTTGGCGGCTACGCCTTCACCCTCGTGGATAAGGCCCAAAAGGATGTGCTCGGTGCCGATATAGTTGTGGTTGAGCATGCGTGCCTCTTCCTGCGCCAAGACGATGACGCGGCGGGCACGGTCAGTAAACCTTTCGAACATCTGCTATCTACCCCTTGTGGTTTTTCCTAAATTCTCTATCCACTCTAACGCGCTTTCCCCAGCCTCCATTCTCACTTTCTGTGTCAAGGTAGTAAATCAGCCGCTTTTAGCAGGTCATGAACCTGTACGCCGGTAGCGAACAGCGGAATTTAGCGGGGTGGATTACCCCGCACTAGGCTTTAGGGAAAAGCCCAATTCTGAAAGGCGTAGTGAACATCTCCCACCGCTCGGCGCTCCAGCACTACCACGCCGCCGCCAGCCAATCCGCGGGTCGCATTATCAGCTACTATTCCACCAGTTTCTCGTGGAGTACCCGGCTTTTCCCCGCCCGGATCCGGCGCGACATCCAGGCCCTGTACGCGGTGGTGCGCATTGCGGACGAGATCGTCGACGGCGCAGCGGCGGAGGCTCACGCCCCGGACATCCGCGCCTTGCTGGATGGCTACGAGAAGCAGGTCGTCCACGCTGCCGATGCCGCCTTCCACACCGACCCAGTCCTCCACGCGTGGGCGAACACGCAACGCCGCTGCCAGTTCTCCGAAGACCACATCAGGGCGTTCTTCGCCTCTATGCGCCGGGACTTGGACCCCGCGCCGCATGATGCGGCGAGCCTCCAGCGCTACATCCACGGCTCGGCGGAGGTCATCGGCCTGATGTGCCTGGATATCTTCCTGGTCGGCCACCACCCCGGCGAAAAGGACCGGGCCACCATGGCAGACGGGGCGCGGGCCCTTGGGGCGGCCTTCCAGAAGGTCAACTTCCTCCGCGACCTCGCCGAGGACACCGACTGCCTGGGGCGGGGTTACCTTCCGGAGCTGGATACCGCCACTAAGCGACAGTGGTGCGCGGAGATCCGCGACGAGCTCGCCCGCGCACGCCGCGCCGCTCACCTCCTGCCGCCCGGCGCGCGGCGGGGAGTCCTCGCCGCGACGGGCCTTTTCGCGGACCTAAACGAGCGCATCGACAGCGCCAGCGTCGACGAGCTGCACGCGCGCCGGATCCGGGTGCCCGCGCCCCGCAAGGCCCAGATCCTGGCCGGCACCCTCTGGAGGAGAGCATGAGTACCTGCGTTGTTATCGGCGCGGGCGTGGCCGGCCTAGCCACCGCCTGCCTCCTGCAGGACGAGGGCTACCAGGTCACCGTGGTCGACCGCCTCGCCGAGCCAGGCGGCCGGGCCGGGCGGTTCATCGACTCCGGTTTCCAGTGGGATACCGGCCCGTCCTGGTACCTGATGCCCGAGGCCTTCGATCGTTTCTTCAGCCTGCTAGGGCACCGCACCAGTGATTTCTTCGAGCTCAGCGAACTGGCCCCCGCCTACCGGATTTTCAACGAGGACGGCCCCGCCGCCGACATCGACGGCAACGTGGTCGAATTTTTCGACCAACGCACGCCCGGGCAGGGCGCTCGCCTGAGTGACTACCTCGCCACCGCCAGCGATACCTACCGGATGGCGCTCAAGCACTTCCTCTACACCACCTTCAACCACCCCTCGCAGCTCCTGCACCCCGATATCCTGTGGCGCCTGCCGCGCCTGGCGAAGCTCCTGGGGCAGTCCCTGCAAAGCTACGTCGGCTCGCGTTTTAGCGATCCCCTGCTGCGCCAGGTCCTGACCTACCCGGCGGTCTTCCTGTCCACCGAGCCGGCCGCCGCCCCGGCGCTGTATTCCCTGATGAGCCACACCGATCTCACCCAGGGTGTGCGCTACCCGCAGGGCGGTTTCGCAGCGATCATCGACGCGCTTATGAACCTCGCCACCAACCTGGGCGTGCGCTTCCAGTGGGAGACCGAGGCCACCGACATCGTCACGCACGGCAAACGCGCGACAGCCGTCACCACCGACCGCGGCACGCTGCCGGCGGACCTGGTGGTCTCCGCCGCCGACCTCCACCACACGGAGACCCGCCTGGTGCCCGCCCACCAGCGGACCTTTTCCGATAAGTTCTTCGCCCGCCGCGACCCGGGGCTTTCGACCGTGCTCGTCCTGGCCGGCGTGCGCGGTCCGCTCCCCACCCTTGCCCACCACAACCTGCTGTTCAGCCGCGACTGGGACCCAGACTTCGACGCCGTCTTCCGAGAAGGTGGCGCCTCGAATTCCATCTACGTCTGCAAGACCTCGGCCAGCGATACTTCCGTGGCGCCGGAAGGGTGCGAGAACCTCTTTATCCTGGTGCCCACCGCCGCCGATGCCGCCTTCGGCCACGGCAGCGCCTACGGGGAGGAATCGGCGGAGGTAGCCGGCATCGCTAGCCGGGCTCTCCAGCAGCTGGCCGAGTGGGCGGAGATCCCGGATCTGCACGACCGCATCCTGACCCAGCACACCATCGGCCCCGCCGACTTTGTTAGCCGCTACCATTCGCTCTCCGCCGGGGCCATCGGTCCCGCGCACACCTTGTTCCAGTCCGCCTTCTTCCGGGGGCGCACGAAGTCCAAAAAGATTGACAACCTGTTTTATGCCGGGGCCACGACTGTTCCCGGAGTGGGGGTACCGATGTGCCTCATTTCTGCCGAAAATGTACTGACGGCCGTGAAGGAACTTAAACTGAAGGTGTAGGCTCTATCCCTCTCTCGAACAGGAACCCTCACCATGCCAAGGTTTAACGTCAATATTCAGCAGATTATTTCCGCCGTCCTGTCCCTGCTTACCATTCTGGGGATCATCATCGGCGGCATCTCCTCCGGCAGCTCGGTCGGGACGACCCCGTCTCCGTCCGCTTCTGCTTCCGGCACCTTTACCCAGCAGCAGCTCATCGACGCGACCAACGACTTCCGCGCCCAGAACGGCCTCGCCTCGGTCAAGGCCAACGCCGCGCTCAACGACCTCGCCCAGGACTGGGCCGAGACCGTCGCTCGCACCGGCGATTTCAAACACCGCCCGGAGTTTGCGCAAAGCTACCCGGCCGGCTGGCGCGGCGCGGGCGAAAACATCGCCGGCCAGCCGACCGGCAATAACCCGCGGGCCTTCGTCGACCAGTGGGCCAATTCCCCTGGGCACCGCGCAAACATGCTGAACCCGGACTTCACTGACCTCGGGGTGGGAATCGCCCGGGGCAACGACGGGATGTACTACGCGGTGCAAAACTTCGGCACCTTTTAAGCCTTCGCCCCGCGCACCGGCTTAAGCAACGGGGCCAAGGCCACCACGGCGAGCGAAACCACGCCGGCGAAAAGGAACGCCCAGGAGGTGCCCTGGGAGGTAGCGGCGGCCACGTCCAGCCCGGCGTCTTGGCCGGCCTGGGTGCCGCGGGTCAAAAAGACCACCAGGAAGGCCGTGCCCGTGGCGCCGGCCAGCTGCTGCAGCGTGTTCATGATGGCGGAACCGTGCCCGTAATACTCGTTGGGCAGGGAGGCTAGCGCGGTGGTCATCAGCGGGGTCATCATCATGCCCATGCCCACGGCGAAGAGCACGTGCATACCCACCACCATCCAGACCTGGCTATCCTGCCCCAGAAGGGTCATCAGCCAGACGCCGGCCGCGAACATGATGGAGCCGGGGATGAGCAGCGGGCGCGGCCCGCAGGCATCGAAAATGCGCCCGACGAACGGGGAAATCACGCCCTGCAGCAGGCCGCCCGGCATGACCATCAGGCCGGTGACCAGGGCGGACACCCCCAGCGCGGACTGCAGGTAAATGGGTAGGACCGTGACCGAGCCCAGCATCAGGCCGAAGGACAACAACATCACGGCCACGGACAGGGTGTAGTTGCGCACCTTGAACGGGCTAAAGTCCAGCAGCGCCCGGTTCTCGCGGGCCAGGCGGCTTTGCCGGCGCACGAAGACCACCAGCGCGACGACGCCCACGATCCCGACGATGAGCGGCAGGGTGGCAGCGCCCTCCATGGCCTTCTCCATGGAGGACAGCGCGTAGACCAGGCCGCCAAAGGCCAGGGCGGAAAGGATAACGGAGGGAACGTCCAGCGGGGTGTCGCGGTGTTCACCGACGTTGGCCAGCAACTTCAGCCCCGCAGCCAGGACCATCACCAGCAGGGGCACCATGCACCAGAAGATGAAGTGCCAGCTGGAGGCATTCAAGATGGCGCCGCCAACCGTGGGGCCTAGCGCGGGCGCCACCGCGATGACCACGGAGATGACCCCCATGACGGTTCCGCGGCGCTGCGGCGGGACTAGGGTCATGGCGACCGTCATCAGCGTCGGCAGGATAAGCGCCGTGCCCGCGGCCTGGATGACGCGCCCGAGCAGCAGGATGACGAAGACGGGTGCGAGCGCGGCCACGACGGTGCCGGTGAGGAAGAGCCCGGTGGCGATCCCGAAGATCTGCCGGGTGGTCAGCCTTTCCAGCAGGAAACCGGTGGTGGGGATGACTACGCCCATCGTCAGCATGAAGCCCGTGGTCAGCCACTGAGCGGAGGTCGCCGGGATGGAAAAGTCCGCCATGATGGACGGCAGCGCGACGGACAGCGACGTCTCGTTCAGAATCATAATGGTGGCGGCGAGCACCAATACCACCAGGTTGCTGACAACTTCCCGGCTCAATGCGGCATCTTTCACCTGAGGTCCCCCTTAGAAAAGCTAAAACAAAAACGCAGACCAGAGATATTAGCCGCATTTCACTGGTCTGCGCAAAGAGCCTTTTAGCTTTGCTCAGGCTTGACGATGGGGAACAAGACCGTCTCGCGAATGCCCAGGCCGGTCAGGGCCATCAGCAGGCGGTCGATGCCCATGCCGGTGCCGGCTGTCGGCGGCATGCCCTGCTCCATCGCGGCGAGGAAGTCCTCGTCCAAGACCATGGCCTCCTCGTCGCCGCCGGCGGCCAGTCGGGCCTGGTCCTCGAAGCGCTCGCGCTGGATGACCGGGTCGATGAGCTCGGAGTAGCCGGTGGCCAGTTCGAAGCCGCGCACGTAGAGGTCCCACTTCTCGGTCACCCCGGGCTGGGAGCGGTGCGAACGGGTCAGCGGGGAGGTCTCCACGGGGAAATTCTTGACGAAGATCGGGCCCTCGAGCTGGTCCTCGCAGAGCACCTCCCAGATTTCCTCCACCAGCTTGCCGTGGCCCCAGCCGGTGCCGACCTCAAGGCCGATGACGTCGGCGATGCCCTTGAGCTCCTCCACGGAAGAGTCGATGGTCACCTCCGGCTGGCCCGGGAACTTGCGCGCCAGCGCCTCGTTCAGCGAGGGGTACATCTCAATCTCCGGCCATTCCTCGCCGCCGAAGTCATACTCGGTGCCGTCTGCCAAGGTGACCTTCTGCGAGCCGAAGACCTCCTGAGCCACCGCCTGGATGGACTCCCGGGTGGTGCGGGCGCAGTCATTGTAGTCGCCCCAGGCCGCGTAGGTCTCGAGCATGGCAAACTCCGGCGAGTGGGACTTGTCGATGCCCTCATTGCGGAAGTTGCGGTTA from Corynebacterium confusum includes these protein-coding regions:
- the crtI gene encoding phytoene desaturase family protein — translated: MSTCVVIGAGVAGLATACLLQDEGYQVTVVDRLAEPGGRAGRFIDSGFQWDTGPSWYLMPEAFDRFFSLLGHRTSDFFELSELAPAYRIFNEDGPAADIDGNVVEFFDQRTPGQGARLSDYLATASDTYRMALKHFLYTTFNHPSQLLHPDILWRLPRLAKLLGQSLQSYVGSRFSDPLLRQVLTYPAVFLSTEPAAAPALYSLMSHTDLTQGVRYPQGGFAAIIDALMNLATNLGVRFQWETEATDIVTHGKRATAVTTDRGTLPADLVVSAADLHHTETRLVPAHQRTFSDKFFARRDPGLSTVLVLAGVRGPLPTLAHHNLLFSRDWDPDFDAVFREGGASNSIYVCKTSASDTSVAPEGCENLFILVPTAADAAFGHGSAYGEESAEVAGIASRALQQLAEWAEIPDLHDRILTQHTIGPADFVSRYHSLSAGAIGPAHTLFQSAFFRGRTKSKKIDNLFYAGATTVPGVGVPMCLISAENVLTAVKELKLKV
- a CDS encoding CAP domain-containing protein is translated as MPRFNVNIQQIISAVLSLLTILGIIIGGISSGSSVGTTPSPSASASGTFTQQQLIDATNDFRAQNGLASVKANAALNDLAQDWAETVARTGDFKHRPEFAQSYPAGWRGAGENIAGQPTGNNPRAFVDQWANSPGHRANMLNPDFTDLGVGIARGNDGMYYAVQNFGTF
- a CDS encoding MDR family MFS transporter, whose product is MKDAALSREVVSNLVVLVLAATIMILNETSLSVALPSIMADFSIPATSAQWLTTGFMLTMGVVIPTTGFLLERLTTRQIFGIATGLFLTGTVVAALAPVFVILLLGRVIQAAGTALILPTLMTVAMTLVPPQRRGTVMGVISVVIAVAPALGPTVGGAILNASSWHFIFWCMVPLLVMVLAAGLKLLANVGEHRDTPLDVPSVILSALAFGGLVYALSSMEKAMEGAATLPLIVGIVGVVALVVFVRRQSRLARENRALLDFSPFKVRNYTLSVAVMLLSFGLMLGSVTVLPIYLQSALGVSALVTGLMVMPGGLLQGVISPFVGRIFDACGPRPLLIPGSIMFAAGVWLMTLLGQDSQVWMVVGMHVLFAVGMGMMMTPLMTTALASLPNEYYGHGSAIMNTLQQLAGATGTAFLVVFLTRGTQAGQDAGLDVAAATSQGTSWAFLFAGVVSLAVVALAPLLKPVRGAKA
- a CDS encoding phytoene/squalene synthase family protein — protein: MSHRSALQHYHAAASQSAGRIISYYSTSFSWSTRLFPARIRRDIQALYAVVRIADEIVDGAAAEAHAPDIRALLDGYEKQVVHAADAAFHTDPVLHAWANTQRRCQFSEDHIRAFFASMRRDLDPAPHDAASLQRYIHGSAEVIGLMCLDIFLVGHHPGEKDRATMADGARALGAAFQKVNFLRDLAEDTDCLGRGYLPELDTATKRQWCAEIRDELARARRAAHLLPPGARRGVLAATGLFADLNERIDSASVDELHARRIRVPAPRKAQILAGTLWRRA